In the genome of Nitrospirota bacterium, the window CCTTGATCATCTGAAAGGTTGATGCCGCAGGGGCATAATAGGCGCTGCCTGATTTCAGGTATGCGACTATTTCCGCACCACCGTTCCGTGTCCTTTCTATCAGTGCCTGGATCTTTTTCCGGGGCAGCAGCTCAGTCAGCGGAAGTCCTTTCACTGTCGTGAACCTCGGCAACGGGACCATATCGTCCCCGTGGCCGCCGAGCACAAGCGCCTCGACGTCTTCGGGAGAAACCTTCAGTTCCCAGGAAAGAAACGCTGAAAGCCTTGCGGCGTCAAGAATGCCGCCCATGCCCAACACGCGCCTGCAGGAGAATTCAGTGGTTTTCCACGCGAGCTGTGCCATGACATCCATGGGGTTTGTGACTATAAGGAGGATGCTGTTCGGTGACAGAGGCGCCACTTCGCTGCAGACCCCCCTTACGATGTTGGCGTTTGCATGGAGAAGGTCATTCCGGGACATGCCGGGTTTTCTTGCAAGCCCTGCGGTAATAACGATGAGGTCTGAACCTGCGGTATCGGCATAACTGTTCGTCCCCAGTATCGCGGATGAGGAATTCCAGAGAGGACAGGCCTCTGCCATATCAAGCGCCTTCCCCTGAGGCATGCCCTCCACGATATCAAACAGGACTACGTCAGCCAGCCCGGACTGCACGATAAGCTGTGCGGTTGTCGCGCCGACGTTTCCGGCTCCTATGACCGAGATCTTCTTTTTCATTGAGAACTAAAATTATAAAGGATAGGATGGGATAATGGCAAGGAACATCATGCAAAATGCAGGGGACTAATCTTCGACAGGGTTTTCGGAGAGCTTCTCGAGCTTTACTTTTGCGATCCTCCTGCCGACCATTTCCACGATTCTCAGCTTCATGTTGTCCGCAATGATCTCGTCGCCCGGTTCGGGTATGCGCTGAAGAAAGGTGACAATAAACCCGCCAAGCGTTTCGTATTCGGGCGACTCAGGTATCTCGATCCGGCAATCTTCCTGGAGGTCCCTGATGCTGATCGAGGCATCTATGATCATTGTGCCGTCACCAATATGAATGACAGGACTCTCCACATCAAATTCATCCCTTATCTCGCCGATAATCTCCTCAATCAGGTCTTCCAGCGTCACCAGGCCCGAAACCGCTCCGTACTCGTCTATGACGATGGCCATATGGACACGTTTCCTCTGCATTTCTTTCAGTAAGGAACTGATTTTCAGTGTTTCCGGAGCAAACAAGGGCGGTTTGACAATCCTCCTGACGATTACGTTCTCCGACATCAGAAGGGTGTTGAAAAAATCCTTTGCATGGAGGATTCCCCTGATATCATTGATATCTTTTCCGATTACCGGATACCGGGAAAATTTTTCCTCGAAAATGATATGCTTCACCTCATCAATCGGCATGTTGATGCCGATCGTGACCATTTGGGGGGATGGCACCATAACCTCTTTCACGAAGATGTCAGTGAAGGCGAACACACTGTGGATCAGTTCTTTCTCCGCTGCCTCGAAAATGCCCTTTTCTTTCCCTTCCTCTATCAGCATCTTGATTTCTTCTTCCGATATGTATCCTCTTTCACGGAATGCCTTTTTCCCGAAGGGTTTCAGCAGGATATTCGTGCTTGCGGTCAGGATTGTGACGAATACGCTTGCAAGTTTCGAGAATTTTTCTATTTTCGGCGCAAGAAAAAGGCCCACTGCCTCGGGATGGGAAAGGGCTATCGATTTCGGGATCAGCTCACCCAGCACCACGGAAAAATAGGTGATAATGATTGCGACAATCGCGATGGACACAGCGTCGCTGGAGGCGGCGATGATAGAGACCGGTACCGTTTCGAGAAACGGCTTGAGGAACCGGATAGCCACTGCACCGCTGATCGCGGAAGCAAGCGCCACTGCCATGGTGACCCCGATCTGGATTGTGGCGAGGAATTTTTCAGGGTTCTCCCTCAGCCTGCCAAGAGATTCGGCATTCTTCCTGCCTTCGTCGATCATCTGTTTTATGCGCGTTTTCCTGAGGGTGACGACGGCGATTTCGGCGGCGGCAAAAAAACCGTTCAGGCAGATGAAAATGAGTATGATAACGATATCAGACCACATGGATCGTTACGGGCAAAGGGTCTGCAGAGCTGTCTGCGCCGACCCTTAGTCTGCTGTGAGGGAAAATGTCCTTGTCCGCAGTTTTATTGGGAGGTTCTTTTTTTTGTGAGTCACTTTCCATTATGCAGATTACTTTAGTCTCTCGATTATGGCGTCTGCCATGCCTGATGTTGTTGCGGCAGTCGGGTCATCGGGAGCAGGCTTCAGGTCATATGTCACATGCCTTCCTTCTGCCACGACAGAGGCTACGGCTGATTCGAGTCTGCCGGCTGCGTCGAGTTCTCCGAGATGTCTGAGCATCATGACACCTGAGAGTATCATAGCAAGGGGATTGACTTTATTCAACCCTTTGTACTTCGGCGCGCTGCCGTGTACCGGTTCAAATACCGCATATTCTCCGCCGAGGTTCGCACCCGGGGCAACGCCAAGTCCGCCGATCAGGCCGGCTGCAAGGTCGGATACCACATCTCCGTAAAGGTTTGGCAGCACGATGACATCATACAGTTCGGGTTTCTGGACGAGCTGCATGCACATGTTATCAACGATCCTGTCTTCGAACTCGATATCGGGATACTGCGCAGCCACGGCCCTTGAGGTTTCGAGAAAGAGGCCGTCGGAATATTTCATGATATTCGCTTTATGTACCGAAGTAACCTTTCTCCTTTTATTCTTGCGGGCATACTCAAACGCGAACCTTACGATCCTTTCCGTCCCGAATACGGATATCGGTTTTATGCTGATGCCCGAGTCGTGCCTGATCTGCTTTCCGGTCAGTTCATGAATCAGGCCGATTACCTTTCTTGCATCCTCCGAGTCTTTTTCAAATTCTATTCCTGCATAAAGGTCTTCGGTATTTTCCCTGACGATAACGAGATCGACAGCATCAAAACGAGTCCTGACACCCTTGAATGTCCTCGAAGGCCTGAGGCAGCAGTAGAGGTCGAGCACCTGCCTGAGCGTCACATTCACGCTCCGGAAGCCTGTTCCCACCGGCGTGGTGATGGGCCCTTTAATGGCGACCCTGTTTTTCTTGATGGAATCAAGCACTCTCTGGGGCAGAGGGGTTCCCTCCTGTTCGAACACATCAAGCCCCGCTTCCTGGATATCCCATGTGATGGGAACCCCGGTCGCTTCGATTACGCGCCGCGTTGCCTCTGAGATTTCGGGTCCTGTTCCGTCTCCGGGGATGAGGGTAATGGTATACATCAGATGTCCACCTTGAGGATCTTCTTCACCGTCTCAGGATACGTCGCGATCAGCTTCAGCTCATCGTCGGTGAGCGGCTTCTGCGTGTGAAGATTTGAATACTGCACAAGCTCGAGCACCTTTCTTGCCTCATTGTCGTCATGGAAGTGAATCCCGAGCTTGTCATAGACATGCCTGAACCCTTTGATGCCTCCATACTCCCCGGTTGTTATGATCCTTCCGGTTTCTGCAAGCTCAGGTTCGCCCCTGCCTACATCCTCCGGGTCATAGAGTTCATAATTGCGCCTGTCTTTCAGCGCGCCATCCGCATGTATCCCTGATTCATGGGCGAATGCGTTTGCGCCTATCCCCGGCTGGTTGATCGGTATCGGAATATTGAATGCATAGGAGGCATATTTGCCGATCTTCCACGCCATCTTGAGGTCAATATGCTTGTCCAGAGGCAGCTTGTCTTTCAGTCCCTGGGAGAATTTCAGCGCGAGTATTGTCGAAACAAGGTCGCAATTGCCGCAGCGCTCCCCGAACCCGTTGACGGTGGTATTGATATAAGTATCGACACCTGCTTCAATCGCCCCCTGTGCTCCGGCAACAGAAACCGCCTCTGCCATGCCAAGGTCATTGTGGCAGTGCATCTCGAGGGGAAACTTCGTTGCAAGCGCCAGCGCCTTTGCCCTTTCATAAATGGTGATCGGGTCGTCCGTCCCCAGTGTATCGCAGTATCTGAAACGGTCTGCCCCGGCCTCTTTTCCCGCGAGGATGAACTCGATCAGCCTCTCCAGCTCTGTTCTTGATGCATCCTCCGCATTAATCCCGACGGTTTCGGCGCCGAGTTCCCTTGCTGTCTTGACCGCCTCAACAAGAGACTGCGTGATGTCCCTGAACGTCTTTTTTCCCTGGAATTTGCCTGATATCATGATCTCTGACGTAGATACGGAAATATTGATATGCTTGAGATCAGGACAGTTTTTGAAGCTCAGCCTTACATCCTCGGGGATCGCCCTGCACCAGCCCTCGAGGTGTATCCTTTTGATGGCCCCGAGTTTTACCAGCTCGAGGTTTGCATTGATGTAGTTGATTTCGTGCTTGAGCGTGGGAAAGCCGATCTCGCTCTGGAATAAGCCCATCTCATCGAGATAGATATTCAGCATCGTCTTTGCGAGTTTCGGGAGGAGAATCCGGGATGTCTGGACACCGTCCCTGTTTGTTACGTCGATCAGATATACTGTACCTTTCATCTGCATGTATCTCTTTCATTAATTAAATTTCCCCTGGAGGTATTCTTCAGGGATATGGATTTGACCGGAAAATGCTTGTTAGGGCATATAGTGTCTCAACCTTATATCCTAATATTAATAGCATAAATTGATTAATATTACAATAACTTCCCTGCTCAGATGCACTGCCGGATCAAATAAAGACTGGAAAAGAGCACCGCTCTCTGTTAAAATTAAAGCCAGTTTTTTTAAAGAAAATGGAATTTAAGGGACAGACAGCATTAGTTACCGGCGGAACGCGCGGCATCGGCAAGGCGATTGCAGAGCAGCTTGCACGAAAGGGCGTCAATGTCATAGTCGCCGGAAGAACCCTCGCTGCGGCAGACGAGGTTGCAGAATCGTTGGCGGCACTGGGCGTTCAGGCTGCGGGAAAAAGACTCGATGTGTCAGATGCGGCAGAGGTCGAAAAGGTCTTTGAGGAGATCCGGTCAGAGTTCAGGAGGATAGATATCCTGGTGAACAACGCCGGGATTACCAGGGACGGACTCCTGATGAGAATGAAGGAGGATGCATGGGATGCCGTCCTCGGGATCAATCTGAAGGGAGTTTTTCTCTGCTCACGGGAAGCGATAAAGGATATGGCGAAGCAGCGCTACGGCCGGATTATCAATATCACCTCGGTGGCTGCCTTCATGGGAAACCCCGGACAGGCAAATTACAGTGCTTCAAAGGCAGGAATAGTCGGGTTCACAAAAACAGTAGCGAAAGAGTATGCGGGCAGGGGCGTTACCGTAAATGCTGTTGCCCCGGGTTTCATAGAGACGGCAATGACGGATGTTCTGCCAGATAATATCAAAGAGGAGATGAAAAAACTCATACCGCTGGCCCGGTTCGGTTCAGTGGAAGACGTGGCGAATGCTGCTGTCTTTCTTGCATCGCCTGAATCCGGGTATATCACCGGCCAGGTGATACATGTGAATGGCGGCATGTATATGTAATGCGTGAAGACACGGAAACAGCAGATCCAGTAAAAAATCATTGAAGAGTGCATATGGAGGTGTATGAATGTTCGAAGAAAAAGTAAAGGAAATCATTGCAAAGCAACTCGGGGTGAATGCGGCGGAGGTTGTCCCTGAAGCGTCATTTGTCGAAGACCTCGGTGCGGATTCACTTGATACGGTTGAGCTCGTCATGGCATTTGAAGAGGCCTTTGGCATTGAGATACCTGATGAGGATGCAGAGAAGATCTCCAAGGTGAAAGATGCCATCGAATACATCAATACAAAAAAATCAGCGTAAGTCCCTCGAGTTTTTTCATGAATAAGAAGAGAGTTGTTATTACCGGGGTGGGTATGATTACCCCCCTTGGTATAGGCGTTGAAGAGAGCTGGAAGGGTCTTGTCGACGGCAATCCCGGCATCCGGAGGATTACCCAGTTTGATGCCTCGGCATTCCCGACCCAGATTGCAGGTGAGGTGCAGAACTTCAACCCTGAGGATTACATCGAACTGAAAGAAATCAAAAAGATGGACCGGTTTATCCATTTTGCGCTTGCCGCTGCGGAGATGGCGGTCAAAGATGCCGGGTTCAGTGTCACCGGGCAGAACGCTGACAGGGTTGGCGTAATTGTCGGGTCCGGCATCGGCGGACTGCATGCGATCGAACATTACCATTCGGTTCTGCTGGAGAAAGGGCCAAGAAAGATTACGCCTTTCTTTATCCCGATGCTGGTGGTCAATCTTGCAGCAGGCCAGATATCGATCAGATTCGGGGCAAAAGGCCCGAACTCGGCTGTTGCGACCGCATGTGCTACCGGGAGTCATGCAATCGGCGATGCATTCAAGATTATCCAGAGGGGAGACGCGGATGCAGTGATCGCAGGGGGAACAGAGGCGGTGATAACGCCTCTCGGCATCGGCGGATTCAACGCAATGAAGGCATTGTCCACGAGAAATGATGCGCCTGAAAAGGCGAGCAGACCATTTGACATCGCAAGAGACGGATTTGTGATGGGGGAGGGGGCAGGCATTGTCATCCTTGAGAGTTTTGAAAATGCCATGGACCGTGGAGCAAAAATATATGCGGAAATTGTGGGATACGGAATGACTGCCGATGCTTATCATATCACTGCGCCTGCCCCGGGCGGCGAGGGTGCGGCGCGGTGCATGGCGATGGCATTGAATGATGGAGGGGTCAGCGCCTCCGAAGTAGGGTATATCAATGCACACGGGACGTCTACGAAATTCGGTGATGAACTTGAAACAAGCGCGATAAAGACCGTTTTCGGC includes:
- the mdh gene encoding malate dehydrogenase produces the protein MKKKISVIGAGNVGATTAQLIVQSGLADVVLFDIVEGMPQGKALDMAEACPLWNSSSAILGTNSYADTAGSDLIVITAGLARKPGMSRNDLLHANANIVRGVCSEVAPLSPNSILLIVTNPMDVMAQLAWKTTEFSCRRVLGMGGILDAARLSAFLSWELKVSPEDVEALVLGGHGDDMVPLPRFTTVKGLPLTELLPRKKIQALIERTRNGGAEIVAYLKSGSAYYAPAASTFQMIKAILLDEKRVLPCAAYLNGEYGVKDLYMGVPVILGKDGAEKVVEVKLSKEEKAQFRKSCASVATLIKKLSI
- a CDS encoding hemolysin family protein, giving the protein MWSDIVIILIFICLNGFFAAAEIAVVTLRKTRIKQMIDEGRKNAESLGRLRENPEKFLATIQIGVTMAVALASAISGAVAIRFLKPFLETVPVSIIAASSDAVSIAIVAIIITYFSVVLGELIPKSIALSHPEAVGLFLAPKIEKFSKLASVFVTILTASTNILLKPFGKKAFRERGYISEEEIKMLIEEGKEKGIFEAAEKELIHSVFAFTDIFVKEVMVPSPQMVTIGINMPIDEVKHIIFEEKFSRYPVIGKDINDIRGILHAKDFFNTLLMSENVIVRRIVKPPLFAPETLKISSLLKEMQRKRVHMAIVIDEYGAVSGLVTLEDLIEEIIGEIRDEFDVESPVIHIGDGTMIIDASISIRDLQEDCRIEIPESPEYETLGGFIVTFLQRIPEPGDEIIADNMKLRIVEMVGRRIAKVKLEKLSENPVED
- a CDS encoding isocitrate/isopropylmalate dehydrogenase family protein, with protein sequence MMYTITLIPGDGTGPEISEATRRVIEATGVPITWDIQEAGLDVFEQEGTPLPQRVLDSIKKNRVAIKGPITTPVGTGFRSVNVTLRQVLDLYCCLRPSRTFKGVRTRFDAVDLVIVRENTEDLYAGIEFEKDSEDARKVIGLIHELTGKQIRHDSGISIKPISVFGTERIVRFAFEYARKNKRRKVTSVHKANIMKYSDGLFLETSRAVAAQYPDIEFEDRIVDNMCMQLVQKPELYDVIVLPNLYGDVVSDLAAGLIGGLGVAPGANLGGEYAVFEPVHGSAPKYKGLNKVNPLAMILSGVMMLRHLGELDAAGRLESAVASVVAEGRHVTYDLKPAPDDPTAATTSGMADAIIERLK
- a CDS encoding homocitrate synthase, with amino-acid sequence MQMKGTVYLIDVTNRDGVQTSRILLPKLAKTMLNIYLDEMGLFQSEIGFPTLKHEINYINANLELVKLGAIKRIHLEGWCRAIPEDVRLSFKNCPDLKHINISVSTSEIMISGKFQGKKTFRDITQSLVEAVKTARELGAETVGINAEDASRTELERLIEFILAGKEAGADRFRYCDTLGTDDPITIYERAKALALATKFPLEMHCHNDLGMAEAVSVAGAQGAIEAGVDTYINTTVNGFGERCGNCDLVSTILALKFSQGLKDKLPLDKHIDLKMAWKIGKYASYAFNIPIPINQPGIGANAFAHESGIHADGALKDRRNYELYDPEDVGRGEPELAETGRIITTGEYGGIKGFRHVYDKLGIHFHDDNEARKVLELVQYSNLHTQKPLTDDELKLIATYPETVKKILKVDI
- the fabG gene encoding 3-oxoacyl-[acyl-carrier-protein] reductase — encoded protein: MEFKGQTALVTGGTRGIGKAIAEQLARKGVNVIVAGRTLAAADEVAESLAALGVQAAGKRLDVSDAAEVEKVFEEIRSEFRRIDILVNNAGITRDGLLMRMKEDAWDAVLGINLKGVFLCSREAIKDMAKQRYGRIINITSVAAFMGNPGQANYSASKAGIVGFTKTVAKEYAGRGVTVNAVAPGFIETAMTDVLPDNIKEEMKKLIPLARFGSVEDVANAAVFLASPESGYITGQVIHVNGGMYM
- the acpP gene encoding acyl carrier protein — its product is MFEEKVKEIIAKQLGVNAAEVVPEASFVEDLGADSLDTVELVMAFEEAFGIEIPDEDAEKISKVKDAIEYINTKKSA
- the fabF gene encoding beta-ketoacyl-ACP synthase II, whose translation is MNKKRVVITGVGMITPLGIGVEESWKGLVDGNPGIRRITQFDASAFPTQIAGEVQNFNPEDYIELKEIKKMDRFIHFALAAAEMAVKDAGFSVTGQNADRVGVIVGSGIGGLHAIEHYHSVLLEKGPRKITPFFIPMLVVNLAAGQISIRFGAKGPNSAVATACATGSHAIGDAFKIIQRGDADAVIAGGTEAVITPLGIGGFNAMKALSTRNDAPEKASRPFDIARDGFVMGEGAGIVILESFENAMDRGAKIYAEIVGYGMTADAYHITAPAPGGEGAARCMAMALNDGGVSASEVGYINAHGTSTKFGDELETSAIKTVFGDYAYKLTVSSTKSMIGHLLGAAGGVEGVISILAVHHDIVPPTINLDNPDPECDLDYVPHEARRMTVDYALTNSFGFGGTNACLLFKKFAE